One Glycine max cultivar Williams 82 chromosome 1, Glycine_max_v4.0, whole genome shotgun sequence genomic window, tctctcttcAAATCTACTCTaaattcaacaaaagaaaatcttgGCATGGGACCATGACTCCATAAGCAGGCCTTCCACGGGTTTATTTAGCTAATAAACTAAACACAAAATTGGGCGGTCctcatttattgttttgtttttaggtTAATGGTGATCAAAATTTGATTGTTTATGGAATTTGTTCACATTGTCTGATTGAACCagcaaattgaaaatatttatgtcTAACTGTCTAGTAAAGAGTAATAACTTCACACCTTAACAAGACACACATAAGCAAATGATAATCTGCCGATTTAACTTGTTTGAGATTCTACGTCTGAAAACAACGAGTGTTCACGCTGACCAAGAAGCATTGTGTGAAACGAGTGGTAGAATTTTCTTCTTCAGAAGCAAAATAGTCAAACAAACGGACCTTAAATACAAGTGTAGTCTGTGTTGGTATCACAAAGTAGTTAAAGCTTTGCAACCCCGGAAGAGTTCCTCAGTTGACTTTGCTTATGGATACAAAATAAGGGCCCAACGAGGGTCATTTTCTGAtattgaatttgaataaaatcaGAGAATGGCCCCTGGTTCTTTTTAACACTCACCTAAACTCTTCGGCTTCTACTCATTCATCTTTCTGTTTCGATATTACACGCCATTACATATACGCTTTGAAATATACTTTTCCACGCTGCACCTTCAATCATTTCtcttatataaaacaaattactGCCACTTTTCCATATTCGGAATACGCACCGACAAATCTAATTAACTACATAAATTCAAGATAAGTTCAATAAATTTTCATCTCATGTTAACAGCTGACTCACATGGGCACCCTTAATTCATGTCAAGCTTTTAATGTAACTTATTTTTCGCCCTAGATTTTTTCTTATACgataaattctttttcttaaaacataTGCATGTAGAAAAAGTCTTTCCCATTAGAAGCAGCGTCAGTGAGCAAGCATTCTTAAAATTCTTTTGCCATTGCCATTGCCACGCTCAAACTCAATTAGGAAAGCAATTTATAGCGCAGGGTCCATGCATTTCAACAtcgttatatatattttcaggaCTAATCAACCTGAGCGATGTTGATTTTTGGGACACTTGTTGATTTGTATCGCCCCTTCTAATAATAGCTACACTTTCCTATCAATCTTTCACACTCAAAAGTCATCAACTTCGCCTCTAGAACCCACTTAGAAAACAATACTACCACTGTTAAATACGTGATTTGATGTGAAATCCccgcaacaaaaataaattcccCATGGTACGCACTTGTGGTAATTTATTCACTGTCGCATCGAAGacaaaaaatgaaactaaattacCACAATCGCGCAACTTAATTTGTCACAACAATTATTGGTAACATGCCATTATGCCACCATAGCTACTGACTCTTTTAATGGCCGGTACACTTTTATTTCTGTTAATATGTAAGAGAGATGTACTATCTTTGACActctttttttaagatttttttatgattaattagaatttatttaaaaatattatttttggttgTTCTTATTTAATGATTCATTCTCCTTATTTGTATTAAATCAAAaacaagatcaatcaaaattaatatttgtttaatgaattataattaatcataaaaaagtctTTAAGAAAGAGTATTAAAAAGAATGACTCCATCATTACTCTACTCGTATATAAGAATCAAAACGGAAATGGggcaaaaataacaaaatgcatataattgattgtttacaatttttttttcttccaaatacTCCCACATTCTTATTGTGTAGCTGCCTTTTTTccctttatattattttaatatgattatgtATAATTGagggataaaaagaaaatacaaaaaaaaggaagaaaaaagatccaaattgttgtttttttaaaagagaggGCACACCACGCGCTTGGTTGGCACAGCAATGAGTCGCGTGGATCTTGGAGCGGTGAGTCCGAACACGTCACCCATGTCCATCTCACTTGGCTTCATCCCATCTGGCAATTCCCACGTGAAGCAGTGAAGGAGGTGCGCCACCGCCAACTCGAGCGCGTAGAGCCCCAACACCATCCCGGGGCAGGATCTGCGACCCGACCCGAATGGAATGAACTCGAAGTTGCTCCCTTTGAAATCGGGCACGCCCGGTTTAAGAAACCGGGCGGGCTTGAAGCTCTCGGGTTCCTCCCAGCTGTTCTTGTCCCTCCCAATGGCCCACGCGTTGATCATGACACGCGCCTTCTTGGGGACGAGGTAACCGCCGACCGTCGCGTCCTCCGCCGTCTCGTGGAGGAGGAGCGGGATCGGAGGGTGGAGGCGGAGGGTCTCTTTGAGGGCACATTTGAGATAAGTGAGTTTCTCGAAATCGGACTCTTCGGCCCGACGGTCCAGGCCCACTACATCCGCCAGCTCTTGTTGGACCCGCTTTTGATCTTCTGGGCTTCTCATGAGCTCCGCCATGGCCCACTCGATCGCTGACGCTACCGTTTCCGTGCCTCCGAACATCACGTCCTGTGTAAATTGTAATGTTAACGCACACCACAAACAAACAATCATCACCGAtatcaattttctttatttacttACCACCTTCATACGACACAATATTGAATTTTGCATTCTAAAATCaaactttaattgaaaaaaataaataaagagaagaaGCTGTAGATTTGGACGGGGAAATGACACCAACCGTACCCAAACCCACTATGATCACGTTGGGATAGTCACTCACTGCATTTTTGGTGGCTAGTGTTCCCAAATCTTATTCTCAATCTTATGATCTTATCTACTTTATTTGTTCATCTCCAGCTAGTCCATAATAACTATAGTAAAtctgcttttactttttcaatttcGGCATAAGTAATCATAATTGATTtggagacttttttttttttttttgtagtgttgACAATTTGCTTTTTAAATGAACTCTGATCAGTTTAATAAGTAAACTAAATATGATCACATGTAAATGTGAGGTGGTTGTAtgatttgagaaaatattaaatagataatttatatctTAGACATGCAAATAAACTTTTGACAAATTAAAACTTCACTAACCAAAATTACTGACGGGCATGCAAACACTTATGTATTTAGCAAGTTTTCATGTAACATATGTTgacattttgaaatttaaataaaatctaaaaggtaaaaattaaaaaacatttaaataaattaaaaaatattcaaattataaaaaagatacaatcaatttaaaagagatctaaattcaaattttaaaaataacattaaccatcctttgaagaaaatatactagaaagttaaattttattttataaaagcatctattataatttgatatacAAAAGTGGATATTTTTACACATATTCACTATAAACTCAAGGTAGAACCACTTTTAAAGCATTTTACCTGTTATTcttaatatgttttcttttttttagaagtgtttgttaaattaattaagcaaaagtttaagtaagattttaaatttaaattttatacgcAGAATAAATctgattaaaataagaaattttattaacCAAATTTTTTAacgaaaattaatcattaataaaatcagTAATACTCTATGtcaatattacattaaattttaaaaaaatacataaactttttaaaagctTAAATTCATCCAATTTTTCTATAATCATGCATAAACCTTATTGATCTGAATCTTCTCTTCTTGCATTGAAAAAATCATGTAAGAAATTAgatttctcaattaaaaaaaatctcattaaacTAGAAAGGATTCCAAAAGACATCCAATCATCGAGGTATTGGCGTTGTACGTGCTTACgtggtttttgagaaaaaccgtGTTCTTAACAACTCTTAATGAAATAGTCAAATGCGTAAACTTTCATGCCACGAATTATCAATTTCATTAGGTGGCTGATAAGAATAAGatagtatattaatttgaataCGAATCCATACCATAATGATAGCCTTGATGTTATCCTTAGTGAGTCTGATAGAGTTCTGCAAATCGTCCGATTCATTGTTCAACTTCGCCTCCTCGCTGTAGAACGCCAGCAACTCATCCACCATGTCCGTTTCTCCATCAACAATTTCACTGCTCTTATCATTCTTCATCTTATGCACGTGCTCATCGATGATCTTATCAATGAAGCTATCGAGCGCGCCACGTGCCCTAGCGAGTCTCGAGTTCAAACCTTGTGGATCCACGCACCCGAGATAGGGTATAAAATCCGCAATATTAAACGCGCCAAAGAGCTTGGAGAACTCctgcagtattttaatgaacTCGTCCTGGCCTTCTTGGGAACTCGACCCGAACGCGGCGCGGTAGATGATGTTCTTGGTGAGGTTAAACACTAATTCTCCAATGTTGACGGGCTTTCCGACGCTGCTAGCGACGGCGCGAACGGCGGCGTCGACCTCATCGCGGACTGACTGCCAGGACTCGGCGCGCTTGCGGCTGAAGAGCTTCATGACGCAGAGTTTCCGCATCTGGCGCCAGAAGGGGCCGTAGTGGGCAAAAGCCATGTCGGCGCGGTCGTAGGTAAGGTAGCTGATGGCGATGGTGGCTGGGCGGTTGGAGAAGATGTTGTCTTGGACTTGGAGAACCTGACGCGCGGCGACGGGGTCGGAGATGGCGACCATGTGGAGGAACCCCATGCGGAGGTGGAAGATGCCGCCGTAGTGTTTGGCCAGGTTGGCGAGGCCGCGGTGGGTTAGCTGCTCCATCATTAACATGTTTCCTATGATTGGTAAACCCTTTGGGCCTGGTGGGTAGGGTGCTCTTCGACGAGTACGAGATAGTAACGCCACCAGGAGTGCTATTGGGACGAGGATTAAGATGCTTGTCTGGAATGGGTCGAGGTCGAGGTTGGCCATGATGTTTTCAGTCTCTAAAAtctgaataatattatttctgtGGCTTTGGGATTGAATAGCACAACTTCAAGtaagtgttgttgttgctgagttGAGGGGAGTGTCATGGGGACCTATATATACACTTCAGTTTCTTCTTCCTGCAAGATACTTATTAAACGTGGACgttctaattaattatatattaaatattaaatataataagataCTACGGAGACAGGGATCTGATCTCCTGCCTTTGCAGCTTCAGGATTACCTATTTGCAAAAATCTGGaccattaattatataattttagtttccaaacttttatatttgcatgattttagtttcttaaattctaatttggttcttaacaaaaagaaaaatatattctaatttgcTGTGTTCATGTTATAggcaaatatttattattattaaatatacttatgtattatatcatatttgatatattataaatatttaacaaataagtatatttaaataataaatagattttaataaatatagtaaatatttattatatattttaatattatatgataaataattttgtaaccTACTGCAAAAGCATCATTCCACGACGATTCATAACTACATTCAAAGACGACTCAAGATTGTCTTCGAAGCGAATGTCATCGAAAATCTTGACTTTCGACGGCGGTTCcattaaaaatcatcttagaaaaaaatatccTTCTAAGAAGGTTTTTaaaagaatcgtcttagaatcatttttaaaaaaataaaaaaaattaataaggattctaagacgatttttttcaaaaaaccattttagaatgtgttttttaaaacaaaaaaattaaaaaatttgaagattttaagatgatttttccaaaaactatcTTAAAAAATAGACTTTCTAAgaaggtttttttaaaaaaactgtcttagaatgtatttttttaaaaaaattaatttaatgaaaaaagttcTAATCGATCCgttttagatataattttttaaagtacatTTACAGCACAATTATTAAAAGATAAGGCTATTAAAATCATGTTTAAGGAATATATCAACAAAAAGAATCCACAAAAATTACAACTAGAAAACTACCAACACccaaaactaactattaaaatcaCTAGCTAACATGCAAAAATATAGCAGCTATTGTGAGAAGGTTTCTGCCATACTGCAATGCActcatcttttttaaaaaaattccagtAGAATTGACAagtccaaaattaaaattagaggtTTGTTATCATGATcaagattatgataatgataaataattcctttataattttaatataaattattcttaatcGTAAGATTATTATGAATAAGACATCAATAATTcagataaattaatatatatgtaaaagtctttattagataaaaattaataaatattatttattaaattgcatatataGATGATATATATATGGATGTCATCATTGAAATGACTTAATTGAAAATTcctaatagttaatattatctTAATATATCAATAGAAAGTTCtcaagaagaaatataatagtttCCTTTGACATGAGATTATCATAATAGTTaacaaattatttgttatatttaaattttagacacTTAATGTCTTAAGGCACTAGTTTAATGaatattggatatgattaaatacttatagaattaattattaatcaagaaggaatccaCCAACTCTAGGTAACAAGTTTGAGCTCTATGATAGAATTAAGATCTTAGACATGacaattgaatgaaagaaaaaagagtttcttaagtcattcattgattaaatgTATTATCTTATTAGAGtttgataataatattatactttagAATTAACCTTGAGTTATAAACaacaatgaaatgaaatattacattattcttcAATTGTTCTTGAAGGTAAAAGATGTTACTTCATGCTTGGACTTAATGGACTGCTGCTAGACGTCTTCCttaattagtaaattaattatgattaatttactaCCAGTTTAGTATTAAACCTACGGGGTTACATATAAACGAGTGTTCTaatctttacaaaagaaaataatttatttgataattaaattagagaatttaatttaatcaaataaatattttagtgaaatattattatattttttactagcaccaagaatataattaatataaaaatggagtattattttatgaatGTGGAACTTGCTCATAAAATAAGAATACTATTTTATTTCACATACCAAGAATGtgattaattatcataattagtCATGTGATTAATTGTGAATGATCATTGTCTTATATCAAGAagcttattaaaataaaaggtatgagataatttttatttttctaaaaataaaaaaatatgaaattattttaaatcttttctatttttttcttcgaaAAAGGGTTTAAATCCATATCTCTTTAACATTAGCATTATAATAGAAGCATTTACCTGAGACAAAATGCACCAGACAcacaatagaaaattttaagttAGTTTTAAACTTGTAAAGTAGAAAGAAGttgataacaaaaattaatctctATAAGTAAAGTCTTTcacactaataaaaaaaatttattacttcaAAAACATACATCCGAATACTTTTATGTAACTATCAATTTCTAGCTATAATATGCTTATGGCGTCGCTCTCTGTCTTAGACATCAAAACCATTGACGGTTTCGTTTTACCATTTAGTTCAATATTTCTTTAACATTTggtttcttgtttttcttttctgtttgcTGAATTTTCTCCCTTACCATCTAAGTCACTAGCTAATAATACGGGTTACGCATATTTCTGCCATAATTATTgcttccataacttttgctactcCTAAAAATTGAAATCTATAGCTATGATCAGCACACACTGAAATATGAATTGCATATACTATATATATTGCGTGTTTTGGCATCACCGTAACGTTACTTTCTTTATGAAAGCAATAACTAGTGAACTTTTTGTCGTTGTGTCCTGATATACATTAGGGGAAGTGATAATTACTCCCTTAATATGGCCTATCAGtcaatatgaaataaaataactaagaaattGATGAGTGTGTGAAGTCTCATTTTGAGTGCAAAAGCTGAGACGCCTAAAAGTAAAGCGTGATTAGAGATTGATCAGGCAGTGTTTTTCATTACCAGAAATTCTGAAAACAGCTTAGGATAGTTTGATGGACCCACCAAAAACGACGTGGACATCATAGCCAGCAATAACAATCCTCCCACAGGCATGGGACCGCAAGTGTCGCATTTTTGGACTGCAAATAAAGCAGacattctcttctttttttttccataaatatggaaaaaataaatgaacacCCAAATATTATTAGACACTtaatgaaagagagagaaataaaaaagtataattattataaaatttatgatatgataaaaaagagataaaaagaaataagatatGATAGAAGAATgtttaaaatgaaagaatatTTGTGTATcactattatttaaatatcGAAGTATGTTAACCTTGagagatatatttatttatttattattgttatttgggAGGAGAGGAGGGGATATAagaactttaaaatatttttttaacttttgaacaatagcatacaaaaacaaaatgaacaaGTATATTTGGATTAACACTACTAATCAAATTGGGTCTAGTTAGCTGATGAGATTATCAGTTGACAAAATGAGTTAGTTGATAGGCAAATTATTAATTGATTGGTTGTGACAAGCACAAGTCGAAGGCGCCGACGGAGTTAGCAATTAATTAGAGTTGAGAAGTCCACAGCGAAATTCAAGAGGAAAAGGAGATTTTGACTATGGAAAAGGATATCAGTTATGAGCCAACTGCATAATTGCTTTAAAATTCTGAATAtggtatggattttttttttttttataattgagcTGATTTTAATAGTTaccattatttatatttgttagcCATGTTCCTACATGATTGTAAATGTAAATGTGTGGATTAAAgagtgaaaaatataaaagacatTCTTAGTGGTGACTCGATCATCGTTAACAGGTAATTTTGGCTTATAGATATACATTGTTTCGAATCAGCCTCACACATAAGAATCCAGTATTGAACCAGTCTAATTTACGAAATAAATATGCATACACCTCGTCCAGCACCTTGTCTTACGCCCCATATGATGTAGATGTGCCTTGAAACGTAAAACTGATCTGACTATGCACCAACTTTTACACATGATGCTTTGAAAGAGAAATACcgctaatatatattttaggatCTTACTAATGAGTGCatattatttaaagaattaaaataaaaaagtgttggtataaaaattataagaaaaaataaaaaaaaagtcatatataacataattttgtgtattttaatataaaaaatcattttaattatttaattaatgtctTAAGAATGCtgattagtatttatttatatttaatatactttttaaatattttttattaattaaaatttactcaaaaataaaaaattataagtttcatttcttatttaatgagtgttgcatgtaatttttgttgtttcaaataaagttaaatTGAAAGTGTGCTTGAAATTAAATGTTACTAACACTTTTTCCTTCCGCAGTTCTcaacatatttttgaaagaaaaatttaaatgaatatcccatatatatatatatatatatatatatatatatatatatatatatatatatatatatatatatatatatatatatatatatatatatatgttaatatacgtctagaaaaaaaatagatataatagATATTTAATATGACAAAAAGAGAGAGCGAGAGATAGTCACACATAAAAAATGTCAGTGAGTTGTTCAAAATATTTGGCTAGGTCAAGTTCTTCTTtctagttttctattttttttcttgtacttTCATGACTCCCATCAAGATCTCAACTCTATTTTAAGTTTGAGATAACCAATGTGTAATTTTCGTGGGATCTTAACGTTGTTTATTACTTTTCTTACTTTGGGAATTTATTCTACCATTCTTCACACCAAAAACTATTTTGTGAGTTGTACGAAATGAAAATTTGCTAAATTTGTGAAATTGTATTAAATCAATTAGGATTGTAGATTTGTAATTGTCTATTAGTTCTAATATTTAGGGATAAACAATGGTTGTCGTTATGTAGAAActtaatttaacttaaataaaagTGTACGCATCTATTTATTCGATTAGAATTAACTTCCTCTAAAATCCGATGTCATTAGTAGgttaaattcttaattaagaGATTGTTTAGGGGTTATTTATCAATTAGTAAAGTGATCAAATAGTGATTCGTTATTAGAGTCGATTATTAGTaactataataatttatctagaGAGGATATATAGCGTGATAAATTTATCAAGGACTTAACTCTAAGTaaatatcaattataaaattttaattaattttttatgtatgaaaACATTACATAAGGCAAAAGCAtctgtaaataataaatattgatggTACTAAGCCCTCGATAAGTAATTAGGGTTAAGTCCATTGTAAATtactaaatattattatatatatatatataaacaatttcACGTGAGACATTCTCCATATATAGAGACTCCACTTATATCTTCAACCAGTGGTGAGTTATATCTTCCTTTATATCTGTCTTCTGCATACCCATTGCTTGCCAATGTAGTATACTTCTCTACTGGGCACTATTAATTTGGGGAGTTTTGATAGTGttgatttttcaattaataatgatcaagttatataattatctcattattttaatttagttcatGTATAGTTCAAACCAAAACTCATAGCAGCAAACACATGCATCCACATTTTGGGTTCAGGTCCAGTTTGGATCGTTGAATAAAGAATACAAGTTGTCGGAAGTCATTGGACCCGTGGTTGTCAAAGTAGATCAAGAAGGTGAcaacaatgaagaagaaagagatcGAAGATCTTGAGTGTGAGGGGTGTTTGGAGAAAATCGTTGATTATTGGAAATTTTGTGATTCAATTCATGGTTTCTTTTGGTGTAATGCTTCACTAATTGTCactttttagattaacaataaGTGCAGTGACAGTATGTGATGTGCGTGTTACAGCTAATTATAAACTTTTATTTGTGCGGGAGCAACAACATATTAAAAAGTATTCTTCATGAAAATTGATTATTGGACGCACTTTAAATGTATAGACCTTGAGAAAGATACAcgtagtgatttttttaaaatactttaattgttcaggaattaaattgaaatatataaaataaaattttcattaaatatcaaaataatgagATAATAATGTAACTTGATTACCATTGATTGAAAACCAACCATATCAAAACCCTCCTAATTAACCGGGTACTGTAGAAACTCTCAATGTTTAATACTAGTAAGTAATTCCTTTGgatttatatataactaaaaataactaatattatattaaatattatattaaaaaagttagttgatattatttaattttcttaatctcacataaaaattaagttatttctaaaataaattttattaaaacttgatattatgaataaaaagaaatcattcaaaataaaattaaaattacataaaaaatattttaaaaataatattattaaataagataaaattaattaaatttacttaGTTCTATGCTACAAAAtcaccttttttatttatatgtgttCAGAGGGAGCATTACATTATTGttaataaagaagaaaatagcAAGCAAACCATCAGACCAAAGTTCTCCAAATCATGATAcgtacatatataataatccaTTTTGGCTCGCTCATTCTATAATATCCAGAAATGCATCTTCAACCAACTGTTCCAAAGAAATTCCATAAATCACCACCTAACCAAAATACTGAAACTCCCAATGCTACATTTTTCTCCAGAGCTCCTACAACTACTAGTAACAAAAAACAACAATTCAATTCCCATAACCcagaaaatatatatgttgcaaTTACACACGTCTCTTAGCTAGCTAGTAGCAGTGctccaaaaaagaagaaaagtaaaaCCTTCATCTTTGCCCTCATAGTAGAGCCACAACCATGCATCATCCAAACAAGATCCAGAAATCAAGCGTCCT contains:
- the LOC100783430 gene encoding cytochrome P450 84A1-like, translating into MANLDLDPFQTSILILVPIALLVALLSRTRRRAPYPPGPKGLPIIGNMLMMEQLTHRGLANLAKHYGGIFHLRMGFLHMVAISDPVAARQVLQVQDNIFSNRPATIAISYLTYDRADMAFAHYGPFWRQMRKLCVMKLFSRKRAESWQSVRDEVDAAVRAVASSVGKPVNIGELVFNLTKNIIYRAAFGSSSQEGQDEFIKILQEFSKLFGAFNIADFIPYLGCVDPQGLNSRLARARGALDSFIDKIIDEHVHKMKNDKSSEIVDGETDMVDELLAFYSEEAKLNNESDDLQNSIRLTKDNIKAIIMDVMFGGTETVASAIEWAMAELMRSPEDQKRVQQELADVVGLDRRAEESDFEKLTYLKCALKETLRLHPPIPLLLHETAEDATVGGYLVPKKARVMINAWAIGRDKNSWEEPESFKPARFLKPGVPDFKGSNFEFIPFGSGRRSCPGMVLGLYALELAVAHLLHCFTWELPDGMKPSEMDMGDVFGLTAPRSTRLIAVPTKRVVCPLF